Proteins found in one Ptychodera flava strain L36383 chromosome 3, AS_Pfla_20210202, whole genome shotgun sequence genomic segment:
- the LOC139129933 gene encoding solute carrier family 35 member G1-like, giving the protein MANDIGELERLVNGQAIKREKEIPPDKAKVGFCHSMLGISLALLAGIFSTCENTLFAVLARFFGVKPYQMLLIMFAGSLVAMTPAVLCLHGLKAIAAETWKQRAILVNIGVWYTVADFCEVFALTMIPIGNMTAICRGIIPIITPAFARIFLKKPFTKVHLIGTVLCLAGILLTAQPDIIFRNGNIGTPNAWIGYLLSGIGGVAFSITYVSCSALGDDVNTLVINFYENVAGSIISLVLALSLGSLSWNLEFETIWLLSGLVVSYLLTFLCRFRSLQLESPSTCVLLANIQIVVAYLAEYIVFRHTPNLYDIIGAIAIIFCSVIIVIATAYSNMKGEQPDGG; this is encoded by the coding sequence ATGGCGAATGACATCGGAGAACTCGAACGACTGGTGAACGGACAAGCCATAAAACGAGAGAAAGAAATCCCTCCAGATAAAGCGAAGGTTGGTTTCTGCCATTCTATGCTTGGAATCTCACTCGCTCTTCTAGCTGGGATTTTTAGCACCTGCGAAAACACACTATTCGCAGTTTTGGCTCGATTTTTCGGCGTCAAACCGTATCAAATGCTGTTGATCATGTTTGCAGGCAGTCTTGTCGCGATGACCCCGGCGGTCTTGTGCCTACATGGTCTGAAAGCAATCGCTGCTGAGACTTGGAAACAGCGCGCGATCCTGGTGAATATCGGTGTGTGGTACACGGTTGCGGATTTTTGTGAGGTTTTCGCTCTGACCATGATACCGATTGGTAACATGACGGCGATCTGTCGTGGCATAATACCGATAATTACACCTGCGTTTGCCAGGATCTTCCTGAAGAAACCCTTTACCAAGGTCCATCTGATCGGCACAGTTTTATGCTTGGCCGGGATACTTCTGACCGCGCAACCTGACATCATCTTTAGGAATGGAAATATTGGAACCCCAAACGCATGGATTGGCTACCTTCTCAGTGGAATTGGTGGAGTGGCGTTCTCGATAACTTACGTGTCGTGTTCTGCCCTCGGAGATGACGTCAACACACtggttatcaatttttatgaaaatgtagCAGGTTCGATTATCAGTCTCGTACTCGCCCTCTCTTTGGGTTCTTTAAGCTGGAATCTTGAGTTTGAAACAATCTGGCTATTATCGGGATTGGTCGTCTCCTATTTGCTGACTTTCTTATGTCGTTTTCGCAGCCTGCAGTTGGAGTCTCCAAGCACATGTGTCTTGCTAGCTAACATCCAGATTGTTGTTGCATACCTTGCTGAGTACATCGTCTTTCGCCACACGCCAAATCTATACGATATCATCGGTGCCATAGCAATCATATTCTGTTCGGTAATCATCGTCATTGCAACGGCGTATAGCAATATGAAAGGAGAACAACCTGACGGAGGATGA
- the LOC139126417 gene encoding QRFP-like peptide receptor, with the protein METNLTERFSTIGWMVRGNDSADVFHMPSHWYVHKSVVYSMYGFCMILIVTGNLMVIIAVLMEPKLRRAPTNILIASLAVSDLLVGSYYIPSVIMWDEALHLMLNPTICNIDGFIQLTSTGASVFSLIAIASDRFRAIVTPLKPKITRGQACIMAAMAWACAMSYASYLPITWGYQFEVKSSGNETYLTPYCFILPHVPFKLIRTMDFFVLFLVPFLILSCLYAPMVYKLWFDKQPASSTGHKKKNAVKTLSMVVILFFTMWLPHYTLYLYVNYGDFKNTRANLRAVALFAIFLNFSNSWVNPIIYACFNENFRSAFKNTLLCKIWRISRRVYPISDPESDHGERKCIASQQQVISSRNTLLTTVNTTSAHSFVSTTPSGMAYIQPGKSPTAQNQHLLSPNIYITRKPSLQ; encoded by the coding sequence ATGGAAACCAACTTGACCGAAAGATTCTCGACAATCGGGTGGATGGTACGGGGAAATGATTCGGCCGATGTATTTCACATGCCCAGTCATTGGTACGTTCACAAGTCTGTTGTTTACTCTATGTACGGTTTTTGTATGATACTGATCGTCACGGGTAACCTCATGGTCATAATCGCTGTGCTGATGGAACCAAAGCTGCGGCGGGCGCCCACCAACATCCTGATAGCATCTTTGGCCGTGTCGGACCTCTTGGTCGGTTCATACTACATACCTTCGGTGATCATGTGGGACGAAGCTCTGCATCTGATGCTGAATCCGACGATTTGTAACATCGATGGTTTTATCCAGCTAACCAGCACCGGGGCGAGCGTTTTCAGTCTCATTGCCATCGCTTCCGATCGATTCCGAGCCATAGTAACGCCACTGAAGCCGAAGATAACGCGTGGCCAAGCTTGCATAATGGCGGCCATGGCCTGGGCATGCGCGATGAGTTACGCGTCTTACCTGCCGATCACGTGGGGATATCAGTTTGAAGTAAAAAGCTCTGGAAACGAAACCTACTTGACGCCATACTGCTTCATTCTGCCACACGTCCCGTTCAAATTAATCCGCACGATGGATTTCTTCGTTTTATTTCTGGTTCCGTTTTTGATTCTCAGTTGCCTGTATGCGCCCATGGTGTACAAACTCTGGTTTGACAAGCAGCCCGCAAGTTCAACAGGACACAAGAAGAAAAACGCGGTGAAGACCCTGTCAATGGTTGTGATACTATTTTTCACGATGTGGTTGCCGCACTACACTCTTTACCTCTACGTAAATTACGGGGACTTCAAGAACACTCGAGCGAATCTCCGAGCGGTGGCGCTGTTCGCCATTTTTCTGAACTTCTCGAACAGTTGGGTCAACCCGATCATATACGCCTGCTTCAACGAGAACTTCCGGAGCGCCTTCAAGAACACCTTGCTCTGCAAGATCTGGAGGATATCCCGAAGGGTTTACCCGATATCCGACCCCGAGTCCGACCATGGGGAAAGAAAGTGCATCGCCAGCCAACAGCAAGTCATTTCCTCCAGGAATACTTTGCTGACGACGGTGAACACGACATCTGCGCATAGCTTCGTCTCAACTACACCATCTGGCATGGCCTACATACAACCAGGCAAGTCCCCAACTGCACAGAATCAGCACTTGCTGTCGCCAAACATTTACATCACACGCAAGCCCAGTCTACAGTAG